The genomic window TCACATCGAGATTTTCTACCGTCTTAATGGGATTCAACCCTTGTGTTACCACTTTACCCTGTTCAGGATCAAATCTTAGTAACGTTACTTCTTCTTTGGTGATCAAAGGAATACTTGGGGGTAAAGCGGCCACTGCATCGACAAAGGTACTCCCATTGGGAAGGGTGATATTGCGAACAGCTAAGCCAATGGGAGCAGTGGGTACTAAGACACGAACGATAATGGTCGGTTGTGCTAAATTGGTTTTAGAAATTAAGGTTCGATCATAGTCTTTTTGTCCTGCATCTAGCTTAGAAACGATAATTGTATCCCCTCCCTGTAAGCGAAATGAGGGTAAACGAGTTCCTTCGATTAAGGGACTATACAAATCAACCCGTTCTTCGAGTACGGTGCCATCTACTAGAGGACGACGAACAATAATGGATCGTAAGTCTGCTTCGGGGGTACTACCACCAACTCCTGTGATCACATTATTCAAGGTGATCCCTGGGGCAAAAAAGTAATATCCAGGACGACTGACTTCCCCTAAAATCGTCAACTGTACCGGACGAGGTCCTGAGAGAACCGCAATAACTTCGGGGGGTTCTTGTAAATAACGCTGTCCTAATTCGTAAGCCACTTTTGTTTCTACTTCATCTAGAGTCAGTCCCACAATAGAGATTTGTCCCAAAAAGGGAACACGAATTTTGCCTTCAGGATCGATCGCTCCTACAAAGCTAAATTCATCAAAGTCAAGAACCGTTACACTAATGGCATCCCCAATGGCTAAACGATAGAGATTAAACTGTTCTGAGGTTCTGACATCGAATAAAGGAGGTCGTTTAGTACCTGGGGGAATATCTTCATCTCGGAAAGTTGTCGGAGGAGACTCCTGAACTTCCACAGGTTCGAGGGGTTGTTGTTGAACGTCTTGAGCGATACTAGCGGGGGTTAATAACCCTTGAATTAAACTCCAACCTAAAAGACCTTGGGAACAACTGTAAAATATCGAAGCGAACAAAGGTAACCTCAATATTGTTTTTCGGGCTTGCTGAGATCCCTTTTGACGATTTACCATTGTTTTCCTCACACCACACACACATTACTCAGATTTTAGGATAGATCAAATCTGTCCTAATTGGTAACCAGTGATTCCTTATCAATGACCTTTAAAAGCCAAAGTCGCCCATACCCATCGGTGGCACTAAACGATCAACATCTAAAATAAAGACAGTTAATAATTGATCGTTTTCTTGTACTCTAGTAACGTGACTGGCAATTTCTAACGTATCCCCACGACGATAAGAGTCCGGTAAGGTGCGAATCTGGCTCAGAGGTACATCAAACATTGAAGGGGTTTGAGAGACTAAAATACCAAACAATTCATCCGTGGTATTTTTTGCCAAGATCAGAAACTGTCGCCCCTGCATGGGTGATTGAGACACTTTAAAAAGGCGTTTATGGAGATCAATGGCCGTGATTTCCATTTCATCCATATGAATGAGTCCCACCGCCGTTGTGCCACTCCCTTCCATGGGGGTGTAATGAGTAATCTTTTTGACCGATTCTACCGGCAAAGCTAAATGAAGGGTTCCTGTTTGAAAAACTAATAATTTACGACGACGGGTTGCTTGTGATTCTAAATCAGGGTCAACAGTCGCTGTGTAATAAGAAGTTGTTTTTGTAGTCATCATTTTTTCAGGTAATCAATAATAGATAATTTAGAAGTTAAAATAAACTTTCCATTCTCACTTCTTCTCAGTGTTAACTGGTAATCATATTTTTAATAGTTTCTAGGAATTGTTGTTCAATATAGGGTTTGGTAAAGTAAGCATTCGCCCCTAAATGGGTCGCTAACTGACGGTGTTTTTCACTGCTACGGGAGGTTAACATAGCCACAGGAATTGCCATTAATTTAGGATCACGACGACGTTGTCCAAGAAATTCAAATCCGTTCATATTGGGCATTTCCACATCACAAATGACCAGTTGAATGCCTGGATGTTGTTGCAGTTGTTCTAGGGCTTCTCGCCCGTCTCTAGCCTGTAATACCCGATACCCTGATTTTTGTAAGGTTAAGGCTAAGGTCCGTCTTAAAGCTGCTGAGTCATCCACCACTAGAACGGTGGGATTTTGTAGCACTGAGGTCGGGGTAGAAGATTCCTCCCTAGCAGTTTCTACTGTAACACCAGCAGCTTTTTCGGAAGCCTCATAGGATTCTAAACATTCATCCAGTAAAATAGTGCCATTGACCACAGGAATTAAGGTTCCATCCCCCAAAATAGTACAACCATAGATGTAAGTAGGGGCTGCTATAGCTTTACCGAAGGGTTTAATCACTAATTCTTGTTCGGTCACCAAACGATTCACTTCCAAAGCGTATAAACGCTCCTTTCGCCGTAAAATCAGCAAAGGTGAACCCCAATTATCAGGGGTAGCAATGCCCTGAAGGGACTGAGAGGTAAAGCCTTCAGGACAAGGACTCTTATACTCAAGCAAATGTTGAATGGGATAAATGGGAATAATGTGTTTTTGCCAAGCTAGAAACCGTTGTTCTCCTGATGTTTTAATTTGTTCTGGTTCTGGCATAATAATTTCTTCAATGCTATCGGAGGGGAGAGCAATGGCCGATCCTTGATGAGAATTATCTTGTTGAATCAAACAGACTAATAGTTTCGCAATAGTGAGAGTTAGAGGCAAACGGAGGGTAAAAGTCGTTCCTTGGCCAGAAATAGAACTCACCGAAACCGTTCCTTTTAAAGCTCGTAATTGTTCTCTAACGACATCTAAACCAACCCCACGACCAGAGAGTTCGCTAACTTTACTGGCCGTAGAAAATCCAGGTTCAAAAATAAGATCCTGTAGTGCTTCTTTTGTCATCACAGTTACCTGTTCTGGGGTCACTAACCCTGCTTCAACTGCTTTTTTGGCAATTTTCTCCAAATCTAAGCCTCCACCGTCGTCGTGCATTTCAATGATGGTTTGGTTACCTTGGTGATAAGCCTGAATTTCAATTTGTCCTTGTTCTGGTTTACCCAACTTGCGACGAATTTCTGGGGGTTCAATTCCATGATCAAAGCCATTTCTCAAAAGATGTTGTAGAGGATCATATAATTTTTCTAAGGCTGCTTTATCGACTAAAACTGAGCTTCCAGTCAGCTTCAATTTGACCAATTTATGATACTTATTAGATAGATCCCGTAAGACTCTAGGAAAACGATTTAAGACTTCTCCTAACGGTAACATTCTCGCCCACATTAATTCATCTCGAAGATTGGTGAGCATCTGTCGTTGTTGTTCTAAGGTTTGATTAGAGGAGCGGGCAAACAAAACGATATCATCCACTGATTCCTCTAATTGCATCATTTCTTCGAGTAAAGTCTGCACAATAGAATAAACGGTGCCATAGGAATCCATTTCCAAAGAATCGAAATCAGTAGATTCTGAAGAAGTAGAAAAAGGAGAGCGAGTAAAAGGATTTTGTTGATTTAAAGAATTAGTATTAACTTTTATAGCTCCATAACGTTCAGGAGCAATCACCATTTGATCCGATAATTGTTTAAGGGTGTCTGTAATTTTTTGGAAATGGGAAAATCGATAAATTAAGTCTTTGACCTTGTTTTGTAATTGATCATTTTGTAGAGATAAACTATTACGATTAATCACTAATTCCCCTACTAAATTATTCATTCTTTCTAGTCGGTTAAAATCAACCCTAACCGAGAGAAGTGCAGCAGTTTTTTGTGTCTCTGAGGCTTCTTGTTGACTGACACTTCGGGTTCCTGGGCGACTTCTAGACGAACGAGTCGAACGAGTACCATGAAAATCTTGTTGGACAGTTTCACGGGATACTGGTTTGGGTGAAACTGAAGGATCATGCTCTTGTTCAACTGTCGGTAAGCTTTCAAAAATATCTTCAACTGAGCCAACAAAAGTATCAAGATTTTCTTGAATTTCTGTTTCATTAATTTCTAAGGATACTGGTTCTTCTGTAGGGGTTTCTACCTTACCAAACAGATCATCGAGAGAAGTGGCAAAAGGCACGTCCTCAATTGATTTAGATTGATCCTCAAAAGGTTCTCCAAAAACATCATCTAAAGCAGGAACCCCCTCCCAGTTGGGTTCTTCTTGTTCTTCTCCCGTTGACCCAAAAATATCATCCAATGGAGGTGTGTTGCTAAAATCTAGGGTAGTAGCAGCCATTGGCTCCTGACTCAGAGAAGCCTCATCAGAGAACATCAATGGAGTGGCTTCCTCCTCTTGTGTATCTTGGAACAGATCATCTAGGGAGAGAATAGAAGGGTCTTCTTGGGTCGGTTCTGAGGATGGTGCTGTTATTTCCAGTGTATTTCCATTAGCAAGATTTAATAAGTCTGGAGAGGGTTGACCCCCCGACGTGCGATCGCCTTCGACTAACACTAAATGCTGACTCTGTTTTAAATCCTTCAAGGTTAGCTGAGCAATGGTTATCGCCTCTGAAGGAGACTGTTCGAGGGCTTGTAGGGTGGTTTCGACAATCTCCCCAAACCCTGGTAAGCCAAGGAGTTCAGCAAATCCATTAAACACTTCCCCTTGATTACGCAAGGTTTGAGTAATTTGTTCATTATCTCCAGAAGCCAAAGCCGTTTCAATTTCTGCTAACCCCTGAGCTACATCTACTTCAAACAACGAAGAAACAATATCAATACCTAAATCCGCCGAAGAGGGAATATACTGTTCCCCTTGAGCCATACTGTCTCCTAAAATAGCTTCGATGGCTTCAAATATAGGCAGAGCCGTTTCGATGGCCTCTTCTTCGTCAAAACTGCCCGTCGTCATTTGTTCTTCTAGGGGATCACGCAAGCGATCAAACGCCTCTAACAAGAGGCTTTCTAAATCATCGTCAATGATCACCGTCTCATCATACAAGGCTTTAAAGATGTCTTCAAGACGATGGGAGATAATTTTGATGGTATTGAGTTCCACACTGGCAGCCCCACCCTTAATGGAGTGAGCAGCCCGCATGATCTCGTGAACGGTGGCTTTGTTACGCTCTTCTTTGAGGGCAAGGAGTCCAGTTTCAATCATTTGCAGAAGTTCGGGGGCTTCTTCAATGAAAAATTGATAGGCTTGATCGCGGATGTCAGGGTTCATCATTGTTTTTGAGAGGGTCACGAAGCAGGAAATAGAGAGGAGTAGGGGGAGAGGGGGAGATGATACTTACAGCTTTAATGATTGCCTATTCCCCATTCCCTAATTAACTTTGAACGGTTCAACATTGGCGTGTAACTGTTGGGCAAGGCCAAGAACCTCTTGGAAAGAGTCGGCCAGATGAGTGGCAGCAACGGAAGTATTTTGGGCAATGGCCGAGACTTCACTCATCACTGTATTCACGGATTCGGAGGTCAAAGATTGTTCTTTGGCAGCTTGGGAAATGGCACTCACCAACTCATTAATCTGTTGAGAAGCTGTGGTGATCCCGTGAAGACTAGAGCGAGTTTGTTGGACTAATTCGGTTCCTCGCAACACTTGTTCGGTTCCCATTTTCATTGTTTGGGTTACCTCCTTGGTTTCTGTTTGAATACTATTAACCAAGGTTTCAATTTCTGTGGTGGCTTCGGCTGAACTGGTAGCCAAACTTCGTACTTCATCAGCAATAACCGCAAAGCCTCGTCCCTCTTCGCCCGCACGGGCTGCTTCGATAGAGGCTTTCAATGCTAGTAAGTGGGTTTGTGCTGCAAAACGACCGATTAAACTAACAACCTTAGAAATCTTTTGAGACGATTCCCCTAAATGTTGTATCTTTTTAGCCGTTTCAGACACTGTATCTTGAATGGCCATCATTCCTTCTACCGTTTCATTCATAGCGTTTTCTCCTGCAACAACACTCTCAGCCGCCTGTTGAAAGGCCATAAGGGTGTGTTCAGCATTTTCAGCTACAAGATTAATAGAATGACTCATGGCTGTGAGGCGATCGCCAGCTACGGTGATTTGTTCAACTTGTTTGAGAGCTTCTGCTGTTAAGGTTTCAATTAACTGTTCATTATTGTTACTGGTATCAGAAAATTGTTGCGCTACGGTTTTCACTTGCGTAACCAAAGAGCGTAGGTTTTCAACGGTGGCGTTATAAGAATCAGCAATGGTGCCAATTTCATCTTGAGTTACTTTAGCGCGGATGGTGAGATCCCCTCGACCAATCGGTTCAACTTCCATTAACAGTTCTAATGCTCTCTGTTGTAGTTGCTCTTTAGCCACCCGTTGTTGTTCAGAGGCTAAGGTTTGTTCATCTAAGAGATTGGAGCGTTCTAAAGCGACCCCAATTTGTAAAGCCACTTGGGTCAAAAAGTCAATTTCAGGTTGTTGCCAATGACGAGGACTTTGACAATGATGGGCAATTAATAAACCTAATAATTCCCTTCCAACGACAATAGGAACAACTAAGTTAGCCTGAATCTCTAACGTTTCAAGTTGTTGGAGATAACAGGGATTTAACCCTGCCTTATGAATATTAGACAAGGCTTTCACTCGTCCTTGACGGTATTTTTCCACAAACGATTTAGCAAAACAAGGATCAGGAATGTGTTGTCCTAAGGCTGAAGGATAGGAAGGATTAACGGATTCAGCAATAATAGTTCCGTTCCAAGTTTCATCAAAACTGTAGACAATGACTCGATCTGTATTTAATGCTTGACGACTACTTTCAACGACTAAATCGAAGAGATTTTCAGCGTTGAATTCAGTGGCAATTTGTACGGTAATGTCTTTGAGATCACGAGTTAACCCTGATTCTAAAGACTCCACTTGGGCTAGGGTGATACGATCAATGGTTACCTGTAGTTGGGTCACAAATTGTTTGAGGAAATTAATTTCTGTTTCTTGCCAACTCTGAGCATCCCTGCAATGATGAGCCACTAAAAAGCCATAAAGGGTCTTTTGATTAAAGATGGGGATAATCAATTGATCCTTGACTTGAAAATTTTCTAAGCTATCTTGATAGTGAGAATCTTGAGTGATAGTTTCTAATTGCGCTAAGGTCCAAGCTTCTGTTGAGGGGGTTTCTTTTAATTGTTGTATTAAGTGTGAGGGAACAATTTCATCGTGATTATCTTGGTTTAAAACAGAAGAATAACCAGGAATAACCGCTTCATGCCATACCCTACCTTGATCTTGATCGAGATAATAAATTAAGAGGCGATCAACGTCAATCAGGTTTCTAGCTGCTTCTAAAGCTGAAGAAAACCAGTTATCTAGGGTTAGGGAATCAATGCTGGTCGGGGAAGATAGTTCGGCTAAAAAGCGAAACATCTCGGTTTTTTGTCGTAACCCCTGTTCATAGGTGACAATATGACTAGCCATTTCATTAAAATGTACCCCCAACTGTCCCACTTCATCGTCAGAGAAGCTATTAACTTGAACATCATGGTTACCACTGGCAAATTGCTGAGTCGCAGTTTGTAAGCGTTTAATCGGTTTGATAATAGTTGAAGCAATGGCCGCTGTAATTATGACCACAATTCCTAAAACTGCCACCGATAAAGCCAGTTGTAACATTAAACCTTCTTTGAGAATCTGATTTAATCCTAGTTCTGGATCACCGTAAACTAAAATGGCAATCTCCTGGCCGTTATAGTTAGAAATAGCTTTAGCTGCTAGGGTATAGGGATGATTGTTGAGATAACCTCGTTGGGCAACCCCTTGTCCTTGAGCTTGTACCGCCTTTTCTAAGATGGATTTATCGGGAAGGGGTAGATTAACATTGGCTTCTCTTCCTTCGGTTTTTTCAAATGCGGTAGCTAGGGTAAATGCTTTATTTTTAGGATCGTAAAGATACACTGCACTATACCCTATGCCTTGAAACCTATCGACAGTTTCCTGAACCATCTCTACATTACCGTTGACAATATCCCCAGCAACAAGAGTACCGATGACGGTTTGTGTCCCTGGCAATTTAACAGGGGTAACGGTATAACGAATCAGAGCCTCCTGGCTAGTGAGTCCAGCAGGTAAAGGGGCTTTTTCTTGGATAAGTTCTTCCCAACTAACTAATTCACTGGTGCGAATCTGTTTTTGTTGTTTGATCGCTTCGGTGACTAACCCTTGGGGATTAAATATCTCTCCTTGACGTTGGCCATTCGCATTGGCGATGATCCGTAAATCTTTGCCCACTAGGGTGACATATTCTAGATCATGAATTTTTTGTTCATTTTTTAAGATAGATTGTAGTTGAGTACGAATTTCAGGGGATAAAGACTGTCCTTGACTAGCAGTTTTGCTGGCTTCAATAATGGTAGGGTCTTCGGCTTCAGAGGCAAAGCCTAAAGCCATGATCTCTAAATCCCTACTATAATTAAATTCGGTAACTGCTAATTGAGACTTGGTTTGATACAGTCCATAAGAGCGCAAACTACCCACTAAGGAAGTTGAGCCTAACCCCATTAATCCTCCTAAAGCCAGAAAAGTTAAGGCGGTAATCATCTGAGTTTTGCGACGGATCGGCAAGTTATAAAACTGCTCAATCAGGGGTAATTTGGAGGAGGAAGGTGGGTTAGACGTGGGTAGGGTCTTAGAGGGTAAGTCAGAAGAAGGGGATGGAGAAACCCTAGAAGAAGAAGAGTTAGAAACTGGCTTGACAGGGGTTTGCATGGTACTGGATAAGGGAGAATCAATAAGGGATAATTCAGAATAATTAATTAGGGAGCATAAGGGTAAATAAATGACAATTCCCTAGAACCTATTTAACTTTGAACTGTCGAACGCTCTCTTGTAATGACTGGGCAACAGCTAAGAGTTCTCGGAACGAATCAGACACTTGAATTGCCTCGCTAGAGGTTTTATCCGAGATGGCTGCTACTTGAGCCATGGTTTGGGTTACCGTCTGACTGGTTTGAGACTGTTCAATGGCAGAACGGGTAATGGCTTCGACTAATTCACTGATTTGAATACTGGCAGCCGTAATTTGATTAAGACTCTTACGGGTTTCATCCACTAATTTCGTCCCGGTAACCACCTGTTCTGTCCCTGCTTCCATGGCCGCCACTACCTCGTTGGTTTCGGTTTGAATACTGGCCACTAGGGCTTCAATTTCTGCTGTGGCTGAGGCTGACTGACGAGCCAGCGATCGCACTTCATCGGCAACCACCGCAAAGCCCCGTCCCTCTTCTCCTGCGTGGGCTGCCTCAATGGAGGCATTCAAGGCGAGTAAGTTGGTTTGGTCAGCAAAACTACTAATGAGGTTAACTACCTTAGAAATTTTCTGGGACGACTCCCCTAACCGTTTCACTTTTTTGGCGGTTTCTGCTACTGTTTGTCGAATAGCCATAATGCCATCTACGGTGCGGTTCATGGCATCTTCTCCCTGTTCTACGGTTTCGGTTGCTTGTTGTACAGTGGCTTCGGCTAATTCTGCGTTGGCAGCAACGGCCCGAATGGAGTCGTTCATGACCTGTAGTTTATCTAGGGTAGCAGAGATATCTTTTGCCTGTTCAAAGGCTTCTTGGGACAAGGATCGAATGGCAGACTCGTTTTTATGGGTCGTGTCTGAGAGTTGTCCGGTGGCGTTTTGTACCTGGTTTACGATCTTTCTTAAGTTTTCGATAGTGGCGTTATAAGAGTCGGCAATAGTCCCAATTTCATCTTCTGTGACCCTAGCCCGAATGGTGAGATCCCCTTGGGAAACGGGATCAACTTCCATGAGTAATTCTAAGGCCCGTCGTTGTAGTTGTTCTTTGGCTTTTCTTTGTTCTTGTTCAGAAATTTTCTGTTGTTCGAGGAGATCCGCTCTTTCTAGGGCAAAACCGATCTGAGCAGCCACTTGGGAGAAAAAGCTAATTTCAGAAGCATTCCAGTTCCTTGGGCCCGAACATTCGTGGGCAATATATAATCCTAAGAGTTTTCCTTTACGAATAATGGGGGCCACTAGATTAGCACGGACTTTAAAGGGTTTGAGTTCATTGAGGTGACATTCGGTCAGTCCTGCGTTATGAATATCGGCGGTGGCTTGAACTCGACCATTGAGGTATCTATCGACAAATTTTGTTGCAAAACAGGGGTCCATAATTTCGGCGTTTAATGCCTTGGGATATTCGTTGGCTACGTCTTCGGCCACAATGGTTCCCATCCATTGCTCATCGAAGGTGTAAATCAGTACCCGATCGGTCTTCAGAGCGCGACGCATGTGTTCAACAGCTATCTGCATCACCTCTTCTGTGTTCAGGGAAGCTGCAATTTTAACGGTAATATCCCGCAACATTTGGGCCCGTTTAGCATCTCCTCGTTGTTGTTGTTGTAAGGTGATGCGATCGAGGGTAATGGTTAATTGTTCGGCCACTCGTTGCATAAAGCTAATTTCATCTTCTTGCCATTGATGAGGTCCTTGACAATGATGGGC from Crocosphaera subtropica ATCC 51142 includes these protein-coding regions:
- a CDS encoding chemotaxis protein CheW is translated as MMTTKTTSYYTATVDPDLESQATRRRKLLVFQTGTLHLALPVESVKKITHYTPMEGSGTTAVGLIHMDEMEITAIDLHKRLFKVSQSPMQGRQFLILAKNTTDELFGILVSQTPSMFDVPLSQIRTLPDSYRRGDTLEIASHVTRVQENDQLLTVFILDVDRLVPPMGMGDFGF
- a CDS encoding polysaccharide biosynthesis/export family protein, whose amino-acid sequence is MVNRQKGSQQARKTILRLPLFASIFYSCSQGLLGWSLIQGLLTPASIAQDVQQQPLEPVEVQESPPTTFRDEDIPPGTKRPPLFDVRTSEQFNLYRLAIGDAISVTVLDFDEFSFVGAIDPEGKIRVPFLGQISIVGLTLDEVETKVAYELGQRYLQEPPEVIAVLSGPRPVQLTILGEVSRPGYYFFAPGITLNNVITGVGGSTPEADLRSIIVRRPLVDGTVLEERVDLYSPLIEGTRLPSFRLQGGDTIIVSKLDAGQKDYDRTLISKTNLAQPTIIVRVLVPTAPIGLAVRNITLPNGSTFVDAVAALPPSIPLITKEEVTLLRFDPEQGKVVTQGLNPIKTVENLDVTQYVTLQNEDVIVVSRTLLGKVLAAFRVITQPIRDLLGFSNFIIGLPNRNFDGGGNNNFRF
- a CDS encoding hybrid sensor histidine kinase/response regulator, with product MMNPDIRDQAYQFFIEEAPELLQMIETGLLALKEERNKATVHEIMRAAHSIKGGAASVELNTIKIISHRLEDIFKALYDETVIIDDDLESLLLEAFDRLRDPLEEQMTTGSFDEEEAIETALPIFEAIEAILGDSMAQGEQYIPSSADLGIDIVSSLFEVDVAQGLAEIETALASGDNEQITQTLRNQGEVFNGFAELLGLPGFGEIVETTLQALEQSPSEAITIAQLTLKDLKQSQHLVLVEGDRTSGGQPSPDLLNLANGNTLEITAPSSEPTQEDPSILSLDDLFQDTQEEEATPLMFSDEASLSQEPMAATTLDFSNTPPLDDIFGSTGEEQEEPNWEGVPALDDVFGEPFEDQSKSIEDVPFATSLDDLFGKVETPTEEPVSLEINETEIQENLDTFVGSVEDIFESLPTVEQEHDPSVSPKPVSRETVQQDFHGTRSTRSSRSRPGTRSVSQQEASETQKTAALLSVRVDFNRLERMNNLVGELVINRNSLSLQNDQLQNKVKDLIYRFSHFQKITDTLKQLSDQMVIAPERYGAIKVNTNSLNQQNPFTRSPFSTSSESTDFDSLEMDSYGTVYSIVQTLLEEMMQLEESVDDIVLFARSSNQTLEQQRQMLTNLRDELMWARMLPLGEVLNRFPRVLRDLSNKYHKLVKLKLTGSSVLVDKAALEKLYDPLQHLLRNGFDHGIEPPEIRRKLGKPEQGQIEIQAYHQGNQTIIEMHDDGGGLDLEKIAKKAVEAGLVTPEQVTVMTKEALQDLIFEPGFSTASKVSELSGRGVGLDVVREQLRALKGTVSVSSISGQGTTFTLRLPLTLTIAKLLVCLIQQDNSHQGSAIALPSDSIEEIIMPEPEQIKTSGEQRFLAWQKHIIPIYPIQHLLEYKSPCPEGFTSQSLQGIATPDNWGSPLLILRRKERLYALEVNRLVTEQELVIKPFGKAIAAPTYIYGCTILGDGTLIPVVNGTILLDECLESYEASEKAAGVTVETAREESSTPTSVLQNPTVLVVDDSAALRRTLALTLQKSGYRVLQARDGREALEQLQQHPGIQLVICDVEMPNMNGFEFLGQRRRDPKLMAIPVAMLTSRSSEKHRQLATHLGANAYFTKPYIEQQFLETIKNMITS
- a CDS encoding methyl-accepting chemotaxis protein, whose product is MQTPVKPVSNSSSSRVSPSPSSDLPSKTLPTSNPPSSSKLPLIEQFYNLPIRRKTQMITALTFLALGGLMGLGSTSLVGSLRSYGLYQTKSQLAVTEFNYSRDLEIMALGFASEAEDPTIIEASKTASQGQSLSPEIRTQLQSILKNEQKIHDLEYVTLVGKDLRIIANANGQRQGEIFNPQGLVTEAIKQQKQIRTSELVSWEELIQEKAPLPAGLTSQEALIRYTVTPVKLPGTQTVIGTLVAGDIVNGNVEMVQETVDRFQGIGYSAVYLYDPKNKAFTLATAFEKTEGREANVNLPLPDKSILEKAVQAQGQGVAQRGYLNNHPYTLAAKAISNYNGQEIAILVYGDPELGLNQILKEGLMLQLALSVAVLGIVVIITAAIASTIIKPIKRLQTATQQFASGNHDVQVNSFSDDEVGQLGVHFNEMASHIVTYEQGLRQKTEMFRFLAELSSPTSIDSLTLDNWFSSALEAARNLIDVDRLLIYYLDQDQGRVWHEAVIPGYSSVLNQDNHDEIVPSHLIQQLKETPSTEAWTLAQLETITQDSHYQDSLENFQVKDQLIIPIFNQKTLYGFLVAHHCRDAQSWQETEINFLKQFVTQLQVTIDRITLAQVESLESGLTRDLKDITVQIATEFNAENLFDLVVESSRQALNTDRVIVYSFDETWNGTIIAESVNPSYPSALGQHIPDPCFAKSFVEKYRQGRVKALSNIHKAGLNPCYLQQLETLEIQANLVVPIVVGRELLGLLIAHHCQSPRHWQQPEIDFLTQVALQIGVALERSNLLDEQTLASEQQRVAKEQLQQRALELLMEVEPIGRGDLTIRAKVTQDEIGTIADSYNATVENLRSLVTQVKTVAQQFSDTSNNNEQLIETLTAEALKQVEQITVAGDRLTAMSHSINLVAENAEHTLMAFQQAAESVVAGENAMNETVEGMMAIQDTVSETAKKIQHLGESSQKISKVVSLIGRFAAQTHLLALKASIEAARAGEEGRGFAVIADEVRSLATSSAEATTEIETLVNSIQTETKEVTQTMKMGTEQVLRGTELVQQTRSSLHGITTASQQINELVSAISQAAKEQSLTSESVNTVMSEVSAIAQNTSVAATHLADSFQEVLGLAQQLHANVEPFKVN